From Ancylobacter pratisalsi, one genomic window encodes:
- a CDS encoding amidohydrolase family protein, with the protein MNAPGRPQVIRGGLVAFPGEGDVRPADLLIEDGRIAAIVGPGQPLPEDVETIDATDRLVMPGLVNAHTHSHLALAKGISRSWTLELHLHNGSWTGGGQNVDDRYLLAQASAAEMLLKGCTSCYDLVLELPCPSPEGMFATAAGYLDAGMRAVIAPMLADRTFWQAIPGLRAALPEAAQASVDAITMAGADVNLAACDRMLAQWPHPRDRVRPGLAPTIPLHCSDDFWTGARALADRHGAPMHAHLAESKIQEISGRARYGHSLTAHLDQLGILGPDFTAAHGIWLDADDLDILARRGACVAHNPSSNFRLGSGIANVPAMVAAGVRVGIGSDACSCSDHQNLFEVMRLACYLSRTASFDPDDWLTPRDVFEMATCGSARALGMQDMIGDIRPGLAADLVFLDLGSVNFTPLNDALYQLVFAEEGRSITKVMVGGRTVVEDGRLTTIDYPALRTRLNERARELMAANAPRRAALAAIEPYVQHFCVGLAQGRIELTQDSPT; encoded by the coding sequence ATGAACGCACCCGGACGGCCGCAGGTGATACGAGGCGGATTGGTCGCCTTTCCCGGCGAAGGCGACGTGCGCCCCGCCGACCTACTGATCGAGGACGGCCGCATCGCCGCCATCGTGGGCCCCGGACAGCCCCTGCCTGAGGACGTCGAGACCATCGACGCCACCGACCGGCTGGTCATGCCAGGGCTGGTGAATGCCCACACCCACAGCCACCTCGCCCTTGCCAAGGGCATCTCGCGTTCCTGGACGCTGGAACTCCACCTTCACAACGGGTCGTGGACGGGTGGCGGGCAGAATGTCGACGACCGGTATCTGCTGGCGCAGGCGTCCGCCGCCGAGATGCTGCTGAAGGGCTGTACCTCCTGCTACGATCTGGTGCTGGAACTGCCGTGTCCATCGCCGGAGGGCATGTTCGCCACCGCTGCGGGCTATCTGGATGCCGGCATGCGCGCCGTGATCGCGCCGATGCTGGCCGATCGCACCTTCTGGCAGGCGATACCGGGTCTGCGCGCGGCGCTGCCGGAGGCCGCGCAGGCCAGTGTCGACGCCATCACAATGGCGGGGGCGGACGTCAATCTCGCCGCCTGCGACCGGATGCTCGCGCAATGGCCGCACCCGCGTGATCGGGTGAGGCCCGGTCTGGCGCCAACCATTCCGCTGCATTGCTCGGACGACTTCTGGACCGGCGCCCGCGCCCTCGCCGACCGCCATGGTGCGCCGATGCACGCGCATCTGGCGGAATCCAAGATCCAGGAGATCTCGGGGCGCGCCCGCTACGGGCACAGCCTTACCGCCCATCTCGACCAGCTCGGCATCCTCGGCCCCGATTTCACGGCGGCCCACGGCATCTGGCTGGACGCCGACGACCTCGACATTCTGGCCCGGCGCGGGGCGTGTGTGGCGCATAACCCGTCGAGCAATTTCCGCCTCGGCAGCGGCATCGCCAACGTGCCCGCCATGGTCGCGGCCGGCGTGCGGGTCGGCATCGGCAGCGATGCCTGCAGTTGCTCCGATCACCAGAACCTGTTCGAGGTGATGCGCCTCGCCTGCTATCTGTCGCGCACCGCCTCCTTCGACCCGGATGACTGGCTCACGCCGCGCGACGTGTTCGAGATGGCGACGTGCGGCAGCGCGCGCGCGCTCGGCATGCAGGACATGATCGGCGACATCCGGCCCGGACTTGCCGCCGACCTCGTGTTTCTCGACCTCGGCTCGGTCAACTTCACGCCGCTGAACGACGCGCTCTACCAGCTCGTCTTCGCCGAAGAGGGGCGCAGCATCACCAAGGTCATGGTGGGAGGGCGCACGGTGGTTGAGGACGGGCGCCTCACCACCATCGATTACCCTGCCCTCAGGACAAGACTGAACGAGCGTGCCCGCGAGCTGATGGCCGCCAACGCTCCCCGCCGCGCCGCGCTCGCCGCCATAGAGCCCTATGTCCAGCATTTCTGCGTCGGCCTCGCCCAGGGACGTATCGAACTCACGCAAGATTCACCGACATGA
- a CDS encoding ABC transporter ATP-binding protein, protein MAVLELQNITKRFGGVAAVDDVSFEVARGEIVALLGPSGCGKTTTLRMIAGFEWADEGRIFIGDADMALRQPYERNVGLVFQDYALFPHMSVAQNIAFGMKNRGVKRHEIEQRIEEVLEQVQLPGLGGRRPSALSGGQQQRVALARALVTRPDIMLLDEPLSNLDAKLRLQLRREIRTILATFDCTSIIVTHDQEEAMGLADRIVLMNKGRIEQIDTPHGLYQSPKTLFAADFIGHANWISGTLSRLGGGSGIVTTAFGAVPVATGNLADGLVTLCIRPERLMLLPADHRASGTRIDAVVERHDPIGADLRIWSRLADGTLVQSLEKNVGRPLPAPGAAVTLGFGIGDCIVLPSGKAYT, encoded by the coding sequence ATGGCTGTCCTCGAACTCCAGAACATCACCAAGCGCTTCGGCGGCGTCGCTGCGGTGGATGACGTGTCCTTCGAGGTCGCACGCGGCGAGATCGTCGCGCTGCTCGGCCCGAGCGGCTGCGGCAAGACCACCACGCTGCGCATGATCGCCGGCTTCGAATGGGCCGATGAGGGGCGCATCTTCATCGGCGACGCCGACATGGCGCTGCGCCAGCCCTATGAGCGCAATGTCGGGCTGGTGTTCCAGGACTACGCTCTGTTCCCGCATATGAGCGTGGCGCAGAACATTGCCTTCGGCATGAAGAACCGGGGCGTGAAGCGCCACGAGATTGAGCAACGCATCGAGGAGGTGCTGGAACAGGTGCAGCTCCCCGGCCTCGGTGGCCGGCGGCCGAGCGCGCTGAGCGGAGGCCAGCAGCAGCGCGTCGCGCTCGCCCGCGCGCTGGTGACACGGCCGGACATCATGCTGCTGGACGAACCGCTGTCGAACCTCGACGCCAAGCTGCGCCTGCAGCTGCGGCGCGAGATCCGCACCATACTGGCAACGTTCGACTGCACCTCCATCATCGTCACCCACGATCAGGAAGAAGCGATGGGGCTCGCCGACCGCATCGTGCTGATGAACAAGGGGCGGATCGAGCAGATCGACACGCCGCACGGGCTGTACCAGAGCCCGAAGACCCTGTTCGCCGCCGACTTCATCGGCCATGCGAACTGGATTAGCGGCACGCTGTCGCGATTGGGCGGCGGCTCGGGCATCGTGACGACCGCGTTCGGCGCCGTGCCCGTCGCGACCGGAAACCTTGCGGACGGCCTGGTGACGCTGTGCATCCGCCCGGAACGGCTGATGCTCCTGCCCGCGGATCACCGCGCCTCCGGGACCCGGATCGACGCGGTGGTGGAGCGGCACGATCCCATCGGCGCGGATCTGCGCATCTGGTCGCGGCTGGCCGACGGCACGCTGGTGCAGTCGCTGGAAAAGAATGTCGGGCGCCCATTGCCGGCGCCCGGCGCGGCGGTCACGCTCGGTTTCGGCATCGGAGACTGCATCGTACTGCCGAGCGGAAAGGCTTACACATGA
- a CDS encoding ABC transporter permease, whose protein sequence is MNKRLADALFEAAYLSLITLFIAFSVIPVLVALVLSFDARGFIGPFPPTQFSLRWYERFLADDYYHAGLVTSLIVAITATLIATFAGTLAAIALSRATFRGRGALQAALLSPLVVPNVVLGFGMLIFAARLGIVDGMTRLIMGHVLITFPYVMRTTAASLVGIKASYYEAALSLGARPWKAIAQVTLPLARTGILAGAVFGFVTSFDDVGISLFLTDAFTYTLPVAILAQMRANLDLTIAALSVIFILATVLLIVLLDRLAGLDAVVGRGVYGR, encoded by the coding sequence ATGAACAAGCGGCTCGCCGACGCGCTGTTCGAAGCGGCCTACCTGTCGCTCATCACCCTGTTCATCGCCTTTTCGGTGATCCCGGTGCTGGTGGCGCTGGTGCTGTCCTTCGACGCCCGCGGCTTTATCGGACCGTTCCCGCCGACACAGTTCTCGCTGCGCTGGTACGAGCGCTTTCTCGCCGACGATTATTACCACGCCGGGCTGGTTACCAGCCTCATCGTCGCCATCACGGCCACTCTGATCGCGACCTTTGCCGGCACGCTGGCCGCCATCGCGCTCAGCCGGGCGACCTTCAGGGGGCGGGGCGCGCTTCAGGCGGCGCTGCTCTCGCCACTGGTGGTGCCCAATGTCGTGCTGGGATTCGGCATGCTGATCTTCGCCGCGCGGCTGGGCATCGTCGACGGCATGACGCGGCTCATCATGGGGCATGTGCTCATCACCTTTCCCTATGTGATGCGCACCACGGCGGCCTCTCTCGTCGGCATCAAGGCGAGCTATTACGAGGCGGCGCTGAGCCTCGGGGCGCGGCCCTGGAAGGCAATCGCGCAGGTGACGCTGCCGCTGGCCCGTACCGGCATCCTCGCCGGCGCGGTGTTCGGCTTCGTGACCTCCTTCGACGATGTCGGCATCAGCCTGTTCCTCACCGATGCATTCACCTACACCCTTCCGGTGGCGATCCTCGCCCAGATGCGGGCCAATCTCGATCTGACGATCGCGGCGCTATCGGTCATTTTCATCCTTGCGACGGTGCTTCTCATCGTGCTCCTCGACCGGCTGGCGGGGCTCGACGCGGTTGTCGGACGCGGGGTTTACGGGCGTTGA